One Paucibacter aquatile genomic window, GCGACGGCATGCGCGGGCACCGAGACACCAGCCCACGCGATGAAAAACCCGCCATCAGCGATGGAGCGACAAAGGCTCTCCGGCGTGTCCAATTTCGTGCCCTGCTGCGACCAGCAGCCGCAGCGCTTTTTGCTGGCGATGCATGCCGCAGGGTATGGGGCCTGTGTCGGCTTGGTTACCTCATCGTAGGCCGGGGCCGTATGAGGCAAGCCCTCAATGCGCGGCTGATAGGCCTGCGCGTATTCGACGGGCGTGGATGCCCTCGCCTGCTGGGCCTGGCCGCCCACAGTGGCAATAGGCGCAGATGCTGCACCAGGCGCAAAAACACCAGCTTGGCCAGATGCATCGGCTTTACCTAAACCCATGCCAATCCGCAAACCTACAACGCCAAGAATGGGAGAACCAATAAGAAGGGCAATCAATACCCAAACCTTGAAAGGGATTTTCCGCTTATGGGTGTGGGCCTCGGCGCTTTTGTAGTAGGCGTAAGCCTTTTTATTGAATTTGTATAGATGCTTGATCGAATCGGTGCGGGTTTTATCGCAGTTATCTTTCACTGCGCCCCATTCATGCACCGTCGATACCTGCATACCGAATTTGCGAACAGCGTGCAGATGGCGACCGACCAGGCGACGAATACCAACATGCAATTGGCTAGGGTGCTGGCAAATAAGTACCAGGTCAATGCCCTTGCCCCGGTGGGTTTCCATCGCAGGCTCAGCCCAAACTGGGGCGGCCTGGCTGGTAGGCCGAGGCCGAAAGCCTGGCACTTTCTGGCATTCATCGATGACGACAATACTGCCAGGCGGGCAGCTGGGCCATTCCTCAACCTTAAGGCGTCCACGGCAATGTCAGCTCAACGATACCCGGGGCGGAATCGTCGCCCTGATCGCGCTGGACATAGAAAAGGCCGCTGCGTTTGCTGGCGCAAAACCTCCAGCCGGTCGATTGTGTAAAGGCTCTTGCATGC contains:
- a CDS encoding zonular occludens toxin domain-containing protein; protein product: MVVIDECQKVPGFRPRPTSQAAPVWAEPAMETHRGKGIDLVLICQHPSQLHVGIRRLVGRHLHAVRKFGMQVSTVHEWGAVKDNCDKTRTDSIKHLYKFNKKAYAYYKSAEAHTHKRKIPFKVWVLIALLIGSPILGVVGLRIGMGLGKADASGQAGVFAPGAASAPIATVGGQAQQARASTPVEYAQAYQPRIEGLPHTAPAYDEVTKPTQAPYPAACIASKKRCGCWSQQGTKLDTPESLCRSIADGGFFIAWAGVSVPAHAVAEPAKQPAEPPATVKQ